CTCGTGGCCGGAGATGTGGATGTTGTCCCCCAGCGCGATCCCGCGCGCATAGCGACACAGGATGTTCACCTGCTGGCTGGTGATCAGGTTGCCGCTGACGGTCAGGAGGCCCACCTTCAGCATGTTCTGGGGACTGATACCCTCCAGGCGCACGTTGGCGCCGTCCTGGGTCGGGACGCCCTGGATGGTGTTGCCGCAAATGGCGCCCTCGCGGATGCCGATGGGGCCGGCCACGAACCACACGTCGCCTGCCGGCTCGGAGGCGTCATCGGGGTTGCGGTTGTACTCGATGTCATTGCCGACGATCTGGACGTTGCGGACGTTCCCCTCCACGATCTTGATGCCGCCGCGGTAGTTGTACTGGATGTGGCAGCCGTGGATGTTGATCTGGTGGAGGTTCACGTTGTCCAGGAAGACGCCGATCCCGTAGTTGCGGTACAGGTGGCAGTCGGCGATGATGATGTTGCGGTTGTGGTTGGGGATGTGGATGCCGTGGACGCAGTCGCGCACCGTGACCCGCGAGACGACGGCCTTGTAAGTGCGCTCCAGCCGGATGCCGTCACCCCCGTGGCCGCCAACGATCTCCAGGTCGCATACCGTGGGCATGAGTTCATGGGCGCCGACGGCGTCGGTCAGCTCCGCCGGGCTGGCGCTCCCGGTGTGGGTGCCGATGACGTGGAGCGCCGGCTCGGGGGACTGGTTCAGCAGCCGCGCCCCCGCCGAACGGACAGCCGTGTGACCGCGCTGGTCGAGGCGGACCTTCAAGCCGTGGGTCAGGCGATAGTCACCGGGGGGCAGGAAGAACACACCCCGCGTCTCGTCCAGGGCCCGCTGCAGGGCCGGGGCGTCGTCAGCGACACCGTCGCCGACAACGCCGAACTGCTTCAGGTCGGTACAGAGGTTATCCATCAGACAGAACTCCTGATTTTCAACCAGGCCATGGTTGGATCACTTCACGGCAAAGCTGGCTTCGGCGGCCTGGCCGCTGGCGACGTCCCGGGCGATGACGCGCCAGGTGCCGGCCTGGTCGTTGAGGGCCAGTTGGAAGCTGCCGGTGGCGGGCTTGCTGCCCAGCAGCAGGTTACGCTCGTAGTCGCGGTACTCGGTGCCGTCGGGCGCCAGGACCGTCAGGTGGACGACCTGGCGCCGCGTGTCAGCGCCGCCCTTGAGCACCACGGTGTAGCCGATCGTGGCCCCCGGCTTCGCGGCGGCGGCCTTCAGCGCGAGCTGCGGCGCGGCCAGCGGCAGGGGCGACAGGCAGTACACGCGCGCCTGCTTGCCCGCGAAGGTCGCCTTGATCTCGCCCCGCTTGCCGAGGCTCTCGCCCTCGCGGCAGTCATAGACGAAAGCCGGTTGTGGCAGCCTGATCGTGGCGAGCTCGTCGCTGTCGCCTCCGGGGCGCTCGAAGCCCAGGAAGAGCAGGTCACCCGCCCGGTGGCGCGTGACTTCTAGGGCCGCCGGCTGGCCGGAGGCGAAGCTGAGGCTGCAGCACGGCTTGACGCCGGCCTGTGCGAGGATCGTCCCGAGCAACGCGCGTATCTGCTTTTCGCCGGGGGTGTGGAAGGTGCGCTCGTCCTCGTACTGGCGCAAGTCCACGTTCAGGTACCACGCCTTGCCCTTGCCGACCTGGTTGGCGAACAGCGCCTGCGAGCGGGGTTCGGCAGCGGTGAGGCCGTAGCTCGTGGCCCCCGCCGCGACCATGCCCTCGGCCACCGGGAGCTTCACGCCCTGCGCCTCCGCGCCGGGCAGCTTGACCTCCAGGTCCAGCCCCGTGCTGGCCTGGCCCTCGCGCTTGACGCCGAAGAGGCCGTCGAGCATCCCGGCCGGGCGCTTGCGGCACAGGCCGTCGAACAGGCCGAT
The bacterium DNA segment above includes these coding regions:
- a CDS encoding right-handed parallel beta-helix repeat-containing protein → MDNLCTDLKQFGVVGDGVADDAPALQRALDETRGVFFLPPGDYRLTHGLKVRLDQRGHTAVRSAGARLLNQSPEPALHVIGTHTGSASPAELTDAVGAHELMPTVCDLEIVGGHGGDGIRLERTYKAVVSRVTVRDCVHGIHIPNHNRNIIIADCHLYRNYGIGVFLDNVNLHQINIHGCHIQYNYRGGIKIVEGNVRNVQIVGNDIEYNRNPDDASEPAGDVWFVAGPIGIREGAICGNTIQGVPTQDGANVRLEGISPQNMLKVGLLTVSGNLITSQQVNILCRYARGIALGDNIHISGHERNIRLEDCEQVTITGAVLDNNPDYRPAAPGGIELNRVQGCTVTGVMAENCREALSATACSGLSVTGCCFRNTQGRALNLMNCSDVAVTGCVFPDTAGNMTEALAQELCERVTTTGNVI